Proteins encoded in a region of the Rothia mucilaginosa genome:
- a CDS encoding glycosyltransferase family 25 protein, which produces MAKILKYVLGLDGANRFDSFYSVGAPAQDFVRYSAVDNRDNHVTDEEFDVEFFRSRWHRDPSPAEKGCMLSHVKMWRDFVASDADWALIAEDDILLSPDAEAVVNAIITKYPQVQLVNLSDSFANDAGKLNPQVEYIRLSLLSPFVHGKYRMGKPYGTWPLICTGLYLISRSGAELLLKQFEDKVPGTVADDYKLYQQWGVDVRFVQPGLCGWEGSSVILESGKRHLDKVNSLQHGTGPLDRVRIALAPKKRITNAKNALEATVDEVKQRFSR; this is translated from the coding sequence ATGGCAAAGATTCTGAAGTATGTTCTGGGCCTGGATGGCGCGAACCGTTTTGACTCGTTCTATTCGGTGGGCGCACCCGCGCAGGATTTTGTCCGTTATTCTGCGGTGGATAACCGCGATAATCACGTCACTGATGAAGAATTTGACGTTGAGTTTTTCCGTAGCCGCTGGCATCGCGACCCGAGCCCCGCGGAGAAGGGTTGCATGCTTAGCCACGTGAAGATGTGGCGTGACTTTGTTGCGAGCGACGCCGACTGGGCACTGATTGCTGAAGACGACATTCTTCTTTCTCCGGATGCTGAGGCGGTGGTGAACGCAATCATCACGAAGTACCCGCAGGTGCAGCTGGTGAACCTCAGCGATTCTTTTGCGAATGATGCCGGCAAGCTGAACCCGCAGGTGGAATACATCCGCCTGTCTCTGCTGTCTCCTTTTGTACACGGTAAGTACCGTATGGGTAAGCCGTACGGTACTTGGCCCCTGATTTGCACCGGTCTGTACCTGATTTCCCGTTCGGGTGCTGAGCTGTTGCTCAAGCAATTTGAGGATAAGGTACCGGGCACCGTAGCTGATGATTACAAGCTGTACCAGCAGTGGGGTGTGGATGTGCGTTTTGTGCAGCCTGGCCTGTGCGGCTGGGAAGGCAGCAGCGTCATTTTGGAATCCGGTAAGCGTCATCTGGATAAGGTGAATAGTCTCCAGCACGGTACTGGTCCGCTGGATCGAGTGCGTATCGCTTTGGCACCGAAGAAGCGTATTACAAATGCTAAGAACGCTCTGGAAGCCACTGTTGATGAGGTAAAGCAGCGTTTCTCGCGGTAA
- a CDS encoding ABC-F family ATP-binding cassette domain-containing protein, translated as MAHLLGGESLHLEFPTRTIFEGITVGLNEGDRIGIVGRNGDGKSTLMKILAGRLEPDSGRVTVRGGTRIGYLDQSDVLDDDHTVGYAIVGDTPEYEWASQARIRDVISGLVSDLPWDAPVSSLSGGQRRRVALASLLAQEWDVLMLDEPTNHLDVEAITWLANHLKSRWSKNAGGLMVVTHDRWFLDEICTDTWEVHDRIVEPFEGGYAAYILQRVERDRQAAAAEAKRQNLMRKELAWLRRGAPARTSKPKFRIDAANALIADVPPVRDTVELKKMAVSRLGKDVVDLENVSVTYDDPSMPGGKRPVLKKVTWRIAPGERTGILGVNGAGKSTLLSLVTGDLKPTEGRVKHGKTVKIATLTQQLDELNEVANDRVSDVIGRKKRSYIADGKELSPSQMLERLGFTSAQLSTPVKDLSGGQKRRLQLMLILLDEPNVLILDEPSNDLDTDMLAAMEDLLDTWPGTLLVVSHDRYLMERVTDQQYAVIDGSFRHLPGGVDEYLALSAAGAGGSAAGSAQARAASSAQASAEPDTPKVSGAELRAAQKESGAIERRLAKLAAEQEKLSEQMSAHDASDYAGLAALGEQQQTLQDEIDELEMRWLELSELLG; from the coding sequence GTGGCACATCTACTTGGCGGCGAATCGCTGCACCTCGAATTCCCTACCCGAACCATCTTTGAAGGCATCACGGTCGGCCTGAACGAAGGCGACCGCATAGGCATTGTCGGTCGCAACGGCGACGGCAAGTCCACCCTCATGAAGATCCTTGCCGGTCGGCTCGAACCAGACTCCGGCCGCGTCACCGTGCGCGGCGGCACCCGCATCGGCTACCTCGACCAGTCCGATGTACTCGACGACGACCACACGGTCGGCTACGCAATTGTGGGCGACACCCCCGAATATGAGTGGGCGTCCCAGGCGCGCATCCGCGACGTTATCTCCGGTTTGGTTTCCGACCTGCCCTGGGACGCGCCGGTTTCTTCTCTTTCTGGTGGTCAGCGCCGCCGCGTAGCGCTCGCCTCCCTGCTCGCGCAGGAGTGGGACGTGCTCATGCTCGACGAGCCCACCAACCACTTGGACGTCGAGGCCATCACCTGGCTCGCCAACCATCTGAAGTCCCGCTGGTCGAAGAACGCCGGCGGCCTCATGGTCGTCACCCACGACCGCTGGTTCCTCGACGAAATCTGCACCGACACCTGGGAGGTGCACGACCGCATCGTCGAGCCCTTCGAGGGTGGTTACGCGGCGTACATCCTGCAGCGCGTGGAACGTGACCGCCAGGCAGCCGCAGCTGAGGCGAAGCGCCAGAACCTGATGCGTAAGGAGCTCGCTTGGCTGCGCCGCGGTGCGCCCGCGCGTACCTCCAAGCCGAAGTTCCGCATTGATGCCGCGAACGCCCTCATTGCGGACGTTCCTCCGGTGCGTGACACGGTGGAGCTGAAGAAGATGGCGGTCTCCCGCCTCGGCAAGGACGTGGTAGACCTCGAAAACGTCTCGGTCACCTACGACGACCCCTCGATGCCCGGCGGCAAGCGCCCGGTGCTGAAGAAGGTCACCTGGCGTATTGCTCCCGGCGAGCGCACCGGAATCCTGGGCGTGAACGGTGCGGGTAAATCGACTCTGCTCTCCTTGGTCACCGGTGATCTGAAGCCGACCGAGGGCCGCGTCAAGCACGGTAAGACCGTGAAGATCGCGACCCTGACCCAGCAGCTCGACGAGCTCAACGAGGTCGCTAACGACCGCGTCTCGGATGTGATTGGCCGCAAGAAGCGCAGCTACATTGCAGACGGCAAGGAGCTGTCCCCCTCGCAGATGCTGGAGCGTCTGGGCTTTACGAGTGCGCAGCTGTCTACACCGGTCAAGGACCTTTCGGGTGGTCAGAAGCGTCGCCTTCAGCTCATGCTGATTCTGCTGGACGAGCCGAACGTGCTGATTCTCGACGAGCCGTCCAACGACCTGGACACCGATATGCTCGCCGCGATGGAGGATCTGCTGGACACCTGGCCGGGTACCCTGCTGGTGGTCAGCCACGACCGTTACCTCATGGAACGTGTCACCGATCAGCAGTACGCCGTGATTGACGGTTCGTTCCGTCATCTACCCGGCGGTGTGGACGAGTATTTGGCGCTCTCTGCGGCCGGTGCTGGTGGTTCTGCCGCCGGTAGCGCGCAGGCGCGTGCAGCCTCCTCGGCGCAGGCTTCTGCTGAACCGGACACCCCTAAGGTCTCCGGTGCCGAGCTGCGTGCGGCGCAGAAGGAATCCGGCGCGATTGAGCGCCGCCTCGCCAAGCTCGCTGCAGAGCAGGAGAAGCTCTCCGAGCAGATGAGCGCGCACGACGCCTCGGATTACGCCGGTTTGGCGGCACTCGGCGAGCAGCAGCAGACGCTTCAGGACGAGATTGACGAGTTAGAAATGCGCTGGCTCGAACTCTCCGAGCTACTAGGCTAA
- a CDS encoding TatD family hydrolase: protein MCQSYPGPEITQEYLNSLAALANYTLPTPAALQATALPNGWTPVPGEVPAPYKAELYTGISDAEGGEGTRRRSTTGENGRSRNLVFPPAPEPLPYPIVDNHTHMDLLDGEVEISARDALDAGEKLGIAGIVQVGYDIPSSLYAVAAAQADERVLAAIAIHPNTAPELATAGQLEAALATLDELATADRVRAIGETGLDYFRTGEEGKEAQHYSFREHIRIAKKHNLALQIHDRDAHEDVVRILDEEGAPERTVFHCYSGGPELAEICNERGWYMSFAGTVTFKNSKGIQESLEMARPELILAETDAPFLTPHPFRGRPNASYMTNYTVRFMAAHRGEELEALCRRIRENSERVYGQW from the coding sequence ATGTGTCAGAGCTATCCCGGTCCTGAAATCACCCAGGAGTACCTGAACTCCCTCGCCGCCCTGGCGAACTACACCCTGCCCACCCCCGCGGCACTTCAGGCAACCGCCCTGCCTAACGGCTGGACGCCTGTCCCCGGTGAAGTCCCCGCACCCTATAAGGCGGAACTCTACACCGGCATCAGCGACGCCGAAGGGGGAGAAGGCACCCGCCGTCGCTCCACCACCGGCGAGAACGGCCGCAGCCGTAACCTGGTCTTCCCGCCCGCCCCCGAGCCGCTGCCGTACCCCATCGTGGATAACCACACCCACATGGACCTGCTCGACGGCGAAGTGGAAATCAGCGCCCGCGATGCACTCGACGCCGGCGAAAAGCTCGGCATCGCCGGCATTGTGCAGGTCGGATACGATATCCCCTCCTCCCTGTACGCGGTCGCCGCCGCGCAGGCTGATGAGCGTGTCCTCGCCGCCATTGCGATTCACCCCAATACCGCCCCCGAGCTGGCTACAGCCGGTCAGCTGGAGGCGGCGCTAGCCACCCTCGACGAGCTCGCCACCGCCGACCGTGTACGCGCTATTGGTGAGACCGGCCTGGACTATTTCCGCACCGGCGAGGAGGGTAAGGAAGCACAGCACTACAGCTTCCGCGAGCATATTCGCATTGCGAAGAAGCACAACCTGGCGTTGCAGATTCATGACCGTGACGCGCACGAGGATGTTGTGCGCATCCTGGATGAAGAGGGCGCACCGGAACGTACCGTGTTCCACTGTTACTCGGGCGGCCCGGAGCTTGCCGAAATCTGCAATGAGCGCGGCTGGTACATGAGCTTTGCCGGCACGGTGACTTTCAAGAATTCGAAGGGTATTCAGGAGTCGTTGGAGATGGCTCGTCCGGAGCTGATTCTGGCTGAGACGGATGCGCCGTTCTTGACTCCGCATCCGTTCCGTGGCCGCCCGAATGCGTCCTACATGACGAACTACACGGTGCGGTTCATGGCGGCTCACCGCGGCGAGGAGCTGGAGGCGCTCTGCCGCCGTATTCGTGAGAATTCGGAGCGCGTTTACGGTCAGTGGTAG
- the glmU gene encoding bifunctional UDP-N-acetylglucosamine diphosphorylase/glucosamine-1-phosphate N-acetyltransferase GlmU, whose translation MNTELAPSAVIVLAAGAGTRMKSATPKVMHGIGGRSMVEHAVAAARDLNPERLAVVVRHQRDKVAEHVLAFDPEVTIVDQDEIPGTGRAVEVGLNALDAQATVSGTVLVTYGDVPLLRPETLRELIAFHEEDKNSVTVLTTHIDEPGSYGRIVRNQAGEVTAIVEAKDASPEELEITEINSGIYAFDAAVLREALLEVTTNNAQGEKYITDVLSIARSKGHRTSALAIEDRWEVEGANDRVQLAQLGRMLNNRILEAHMRNGVTIVDPQNTWIDVTVTIENDVTLLPGTQLHGSTTVATGATIGPDTTLTDMTVEADATIIRAHGYGAVIGEGATVGPFAYLRPGTTLGKDAKLGTFCEAKNSQIGDGAKIPHLSYVGDATIGEGANIGAGSIFANYNGLVKNRSVIGAHARMGSAGIYVAPVTVGDGAYSGAGALIRKDVPAGALAYSETSQRTIEGWVLKNRAGTEPAEAAKAAGAQEPAES comes from the coding sequence GTGAACACTGAACTGGCACCCTCTGCAGTGATCGTTCTCGCTGCAGGCGCTGGTACGCGCATGAAGTCCGCTACCCCCAAGGTCATGCACGGCATCGGTGGTCGATCCATGGTTGAGCACGCTGTCGCTGCTGCACGCGATTTGAACCCTGAGCGCCTTGCTGTTGTGGTGCGCCACCAGCGCGATAAGGTTGCTGAGCATGTGCTTGCGTTTGACCCTGAGGTAACCATTGTTGATCAGGATGAGATTCCGGGTACTGGTCGCGCGGTTGAGGTCGGTCTGAATGCCTTGGATGCGCAGGCAACCGTCTCCGGCACCGTTCTGGTGACCTACGGCGATGTTCCTCTGCTGCGCCCCGAGACTCTGCGCGAACTGATTGCCTTCCACGAGGAAGACAAGAACTCCGTAACTGTCCTGACCACCCACATTGATGAGCCCGGCTCCTACGGCCGTATCGTGCGTAACCAGGCTGGCGAGGTGACCGCCATTGTTGAGGCGAAGGACGCTTCCCCCGAAGAACTCGAAATCACCGAGATCAACTCCGGTATTTACGCTTTTGATGCTGCAGTCCTGCGTGAGGCGCTGCTTGAGGTGACCACCAACAACGCTCAGGGCGAGAAGTACATTACCGACGTTCTGTCCATCGCTCGTTCGAAGGGCCACCGCACCTCCGCTCTGGCTATTGAGGACCGTTGGGAAGTTGAGGGCGCTAACGATCGCGTGCAGCTGGCTCAGCTGGGTCGTATGCTCAACAACCGCATCCTTGAGGCGCACATGCGTAACGGCGTGACTATTGTTGATCCGCAGAACACCTGGATTGACGTTACCGTCACCATTGAAAACGACGTAACCTTGCTGCCGGGCACTCAGCTGCACGGTTCCACCACCGTCGCTACCGGTGCCACCATTGGCCCGGACACCACCCTGACTGACATGACCGTTGAGGCTGACGCTACCATCATCCGCGCGCACGGTTACGGCGCTGTCATTGGTGAGGGCGCAACTGTTGGTCCCTTCGCATACCTGCGCCCCGGTACCACCCTGGGCAAGGACGCTAAGCTTGGCACCTTCTGCGAGGCTAAGAACTCGCAGATTGGCGATGGCGCAAAGATCCCGCACCTGTCCTATGTTGGTGACGCCACCATCGGTGAGGGCGCGAACATTGGTGCAGGCTCTATTTTCGCGAACTATAACGGTCTGGTGAAGAACCGCTCCGTTATTGGCGCGCACGCCCGTATGGGCTCCGCAGGCATTTATGTTGCACCTGTTACCGTCGGTGACGGTGCCTACTCCGGCGCGGGCGCGCTGATCCGTAAGGATGTTCCTGCGGGCGCCCTCGCCTACTCTGAGACTTCCCAGCGCACCATCGAGGGCTGGGTCCTGAAGAACCGCGCTGGTACCGAACCCGCCGAAGCCGCCAAGGCTGCTGGCGCTCAGGAACCGGCAGAATCCTAA
- a CDS encoding arsenate reductase/protein-tyrosine-phosphatase family protein, translating to MGIFNIKSLKDKYTRGSAEEITDSSKAPETTATTAPASAPSIAEGVRSLIQNNPDLAGKNRRGAAQRSMVPSGSLREVMGEYEAHSPAEVAAQTPLPKASEPSRAEEISEDGTVTIDAQPLNLTETSGTAADILPLDEPSAEDSSSRSVHVEEHHTPTVASGVLADTAEEPSPAAPAAREETASAPRGERERTPLFKLSPGTFTRSGAHDTDGPFQALFVCTGNIARSASGEVISKHLAAEYGLGDKWTFASAGTGALVGQGVYELIANELIERGYNPEGFASRQLTEEIIKNATIILVAEKVHADWIVREWPQYHSKIVLLKQAARLREEARRAEPLSYLYSYGGTPLASDKLEDPYRRGPAAAKKAVDEVEESLRVILPWLARAHR from the coding sequence ATGGGCATCTTCAACATCAAGTCCTTGAAGGACAAGTACACCCGGGGCTCCGCAGAGGAGATCACCGACTCCTCCAAGGCCCCCGAAACCACCGCGACCACTGCGCCGGCATCCGCCCCCTCCATCGCGGAAGGGGTCCGCTCGCTGATCCAGAACAACCCCGATCTGGCAGGCAAGAACCGCCGCGGGGCCGCCCAGCGCTCCATGGTCCCTTCGGGTTCGCTCCGCGAAGTCATGGGCGAGTATGAAGCTCACTCCCCCGCCGAGGTCGCCGCCCAGACGCCCCTTCCCAAAGCATCCGAGCCTTCCCGCGCCGAAGAAATCTCTGAGGACGGCACCGTCACCATTGATGCGCAGCCGCTGAACCTCACCGAAACCTCGGGTACCGCCGCTGATATACTCCCCCTGGACGAACCGTCTGCAGAGGACTCTTCCTCACGCTCCGTTCACGTCGAGGAACACCACACACCCACTGTCGCTTCGGGTGTTCTGGCCGACACCGCAGAAGAGCCTTCTCCGGCAGCCCCCGCGGCACGTGAGGAGACCGCAAGCGCCCCGCGGGGTGAACGCGAACGCACCCCGCTGTTCAAGCTCTCCCCCGGTACCTTCACCCGCAGCGGCGCACACGACACCGACGGCCCCTTCCAGGCGCTCTTCGTGTGCACCGGCAACATCGCCCGTAGTGCCTCCGGCGAAGTCATTTCCAAGCACCTGGCTGCCGAGTACGGCCTGGGGGATAAATGGACCTTCGCCAGCGCCGGTACCGGCGCGCTGGTCGGTCAGGGCGTGTACGAGCTCATCGCCAACGAGCTCATCGAGCGTGGCTACAACCCCGAGGGTTTCGCCTCCCGTCAGCTGACCGAGGAGATCATTAAGAACGCGACCATCATCCTGGTCGCGGAGAAGGTGCACGCCGACTGGATCGTGCGCGAGTGGCCCCAGTACCACTCCAAGATCGTGCTGCTCAAGCAGGCTGCTCGCCTTCGTGAGGAAGCGCGCCGTGCCGAGCCGCTCTCCTATCTCTACTCCTACGGTGGCACTCCCCTCGCGAGCGATAAGCTCGAGGACCCCTACCGTCGAGGCCCGGCCGCCGCGAAGAAGGCCGTAGACGAGGTTGAAGAGTCGCTACGCGTGATTCTGCCGTGGCTGGCGCGAGCCCACCGCTAA
- the rsmA gene encoding 16S rRNA (adenine(1518)-N(6)/adenine(1519)-N(6))-dimethyltransferase RsmA: MNDLPLLGPAEIRELAEMLGIRPTKTLGQNFVIDPNTIRRIVNAAEISPEETVLEVGPGLGSLTLGILDAAKDMVAVEIDPPLAQQLPHTIEKFRPEKAGDIDVVLMDALKVTELPRTPDALVANLPYNVAVPVLLHLFAQFPSIRHALVMVQDEVADRLSATPGSKIYGVPSVKANWYAEVYKAGVIGKNVFWPAPKINSGLVGFRMREEPLSTVDRDLVFTIVDAAFAQRRKTLRAALSSWAGSGARAEQILVAAGIAPTERGEKLDIHGFIRIAEASLTIPAEPVAE, from the coding sequence GTGAACGATCTGCCCCTGCTCGGCCCTGCTGAGATTCGTGAGCTTGCCGAGATGCTCGGTATTCGTCCTACGAAGACTCTTGGGCAGAACTTTGTGATTGACCCTAATACGATTCGTCGTATTGTCAACGCGGCAGAGATTTCACCGGAGGAGACGGTGCTGGAGGTCGGCCCGGGCCTGGGTTCGTTGACCCTCGGCATCCTGGACGCTGCGAAGGATATGGTGGCGGTGGAGATTGACCCGCCCCTGGCTCAGCAGCTTCCGCACACGATTGAGAAGTTCCGCCCTGAGAAGGCGGGCGATATTGACGTGGTGCTCATGGACGCCCTGAAGGTCACCGAGCTGCCTCGCACTCCGGATGCTCTGGTGGCGAACCTGCCCTATAACGTGGCGGTTCCGGTGCTTCTGCACCTGTTTGCGCAGTTCCCGAGCATTCGTCACGCCCTGGTGATGGTTCAGGACGAGGTCGCCGACCGTCTTTCGGCGACCCCGGGTTCAAAGATTTACGGTGTGCCCTCGGTGAAGGCTAATTGGTATGCCGAGGTGTATAAGGCGGGCGTGATTGGCAAGAACGTGTTCTGGCCTGCGCCGAAGATTAACTCGGGCCTGGTGGGTTTCCGTATGCGCGAGGAGCCTCTCTCTACCGTTGACCGTGACCTGGTGTTCACGATTGTGGATGCCGCTTTCGCTCAGCGCCGTAAGACTCTGCGCGCTGCGTTGAGTTCCTGGGCGGGTTCGGGTGCGCGTGCGGAGCAGATTCTGGTGGCTGCCGGTATCGCTCCGACGGAACGCGGTGAGAAGCTAGATATTCACGGCTTTATCCGCATTGCGGAGGCTTCGCTGACTATTCCGGCTGAGCCTGTAGCGGAGTAG
- a CDS encoding GHMP family kinase ATP-binding protein produces the protein MSTQVAISVDAPGKVNLYLAVGDVRPDGYHPLTTLFAAVSLTETITVSEGQTPGLSLSMDIMPGSLVEQQMQAGQFDPADVPMDERNLVYRAAELILAEHGIGSVPALHLHIAKAVPVAGGMAGGSADAAAALIATDRYLHATGRTGALLTQTDYERLAAQLGADIPFSVRAALGQTLALGQGTGTELQNIAAPREPLHLVIVAAQFGLSTPSVFKQLDAGRASGLYPASGKLVEPVELLSTLNSYDGSEAALASLAPLLRNDLQAPALSCAPQLEQTLNLRESEGVYASLVSGSGPTVLLLVSSQARAEALASTLRAAGNHAVSAVSAILNHP, from the coding sequence ATGAGTACCCAGGTCGCTATTTCGGTTGATGCTCCCGGTAAGGTCAATCTGTACCTCGCTGTGGGGGACGTCCGCCCGGACGGCTACCACCCGCTGACTACGCTTTTTGCGGCGGTCTCTCTGACGGAGACCATTACGGTCTCTGAGGGGCAGACGCCGGGGCTGAGCCTGAGCATGGACATTATGCCCGGCTCCCTGGTGGAGCAGCAGATGCAGGCGGGGCAGTTCGACCCAGCCGATGTGCCGATGGATGAGCGGAACCTCGTGTACCGTGCCGCGGAGCTAATCCTTGCGGAGCACGGTATTGGCTCTGTCCCGGCGCTACACCTGCATATTGCGAAGGCTGTGCCCGTGGCTGGCGGTATGGCGGGCGGTTCAGCGGACGCGGCTGCCGCCCTCATTGCTACGGACCGCTACCTGCACGCAACCGGCCGCACCGGTGCGCTCCTGACCCAGACGGATTATGAACGTCTTGCCGCGCAACTGGGCGCCGATATTCCCTTTAGCGTGCGTGCCGCGCTCGGGCAGACCCTCGCACTGGGGCAGGGGACCGGTACCGAGCTGCAGAATATTGCGGCGCCTCGGGAACCTCTGCACCTGGTGATTGTTGCCGCGCAGTTTGGCCTCTCCACCCCCAGCGTATTCAAGCAGCTGGACGCGGGCCGCGCCTCGGGGCTGTACCCTGCCTCAGGCAAGCTGGTGGAACCCGTAGAGCTTCTGAGCACCCTGAATTCTTATGATGGTTCGGAGGCGGCGCTCGCCTCCTTGGCACCGCTGCTACGTAACGACCTGCAGGCTCCCGCGCTTTCGTGCGCCCCGCAGCTGGAACAGACCCTGAACCTGCGCGAGAGTGAGGGCGTGTACGCCTCCCTGGTGTCCGGTTCCGGTCCGACGGTGCTTCTGCTGGTTTCTTCGCAGGCTCGGGCGGAGGCTCTTGCCTCCACTCTTCGCGCTGCGGGCAACCACGCTGTGAGCGCGGTTAGTGCGATTCTGAATCACCCTTAG
- a CDS encoding ribose-phosphate diphosphokinase, with the protein MSSEITNPGERKLVVVSGRAHPKLAEEIAQALDHDLLPTSAYTFANGETYVRFEESVRGADAFVIQSHPAPINEWLMEQLIMIDALKRASARSITVVSPFYPYARQDKKHKGREPISARLISDLYKTAGADRLMCVDLHTSQIQGFFDGPLDHLFAIPVLAKHIRERVEDLSNVTVVSPDTGRVRVAEHWADLLDGAPLAFVHKTRDINVPNQAVSKTVVGDIEGRTCVLIDDMIDTGGTIAGAVKVLMDKGAKEVIIAATHPVLSDPAVERLSECGAVEVVVTNTLPVPEEKRFENLTVLSIAPLIARAIREVFDEGSVTEIFDH; encoded by the coding sequence ATGAGTAGCGAGATTACCAACCCCGGTGAGCGCAAGCTTGTAGTGGTCTCCGGTCGAGCACACCCCAAGCTTGCCGAGGAGATCGCACAGGCTCTTGACCACGACCTGCTGCCCACCTCCGCATACACCTTCGCCAATGGCGAGACCTACGTCCGTTTTGAGGAGTCGGTGCGCGGTGCGGACGCTTTCGTGATTCAGTCGCACCCGGCACCCATCAACGAATGGCTCATGGAGCAGCTCATTATGATTGATGCACTCAAGCGTGCATCTGCTCGCTCTATTACCGTGGTGTCTCCTTTCTACCCCTATGCTCGTCAGGACAAGAAGCACAAGGGCCGTGAGCCTATCTCGGCACGTCTGATCTCGGACCTGTACAAGACTGCTGGTGCTGACCGCCTGATGTGCGTGGACCTGCACACTTCGCAGATTCAGGGTTTCTTCGACGGTCCGCTGGATCACCTGTTCGCAATTCCGGTGCTGGCTAAGCACATCCGTGAGCGCGTTGAGGATCTGTCGAACGTGACCGTGGTTTCTCCGGATACCGGTCGTGTGCGTGTGGCTGAGCACTGGGCTGATTTGCTGGACGGCGCACCCCTGGCGTTCGTGCACAAGACCCGCGACATCAACGTCCCCAACCAGGCTGTTTCTAAGACTGTCGTGGGTGACATCGAGGGCCGTACCTGCGTGCTGATTGACGACATGATTGACACCGGCGGCACCATTGCTGGCGCTGTGAAGGTTCTCATGGATAAGGGCGCGAAGGAAGTTATCATCGCGGCAACCCACCCGGTTCTCTCCGATCCCGCCGTTGAGCGTCTGTCCGAGTGCGGTGCGGTCGAGGTCGTGGTGACCAACACCCTGCCCGTCCCGGAGGAAAAGCGCTTCGAGAACCTGACCGTTCTCTCCATCGCGCCCCTCATCGCTCGCGCTATTCGCGAGGTCTTTGACGAGGGCTCCGTGACCGAGATTTTCGATCACTAG
- a CDS encoding glycosyltransferase family 25 protein, with protein MAKILKYVLGLDDANRFDSFFSVGAPAQDFQRYSAVDNRDDHVTDAQFDSKQFLARYGKEPRPAEKGCALSHYHMWKDFLASDADWALFAEDDVLISPDLQPVVERIIEKYPHVQMVNLGDIYASEAGKLTPQVDYPRLSLLSPFVYGKYRMGNAYGSKPLYGAALYLLSRSGAERLVECYGETVPGVVADDYSLYREWGVDVYLVQPGLCGWEGTSLIQTSGVRHLESLKSTQHGTGFLDRLRIALAPKKRIANAKNILEATIDDVKQRLGR; from the coding sequence ATGGCAAAAATCCTGAAATACGTTCTGGGACTGGACGACGCGAACCGTTTTGATTCTTTCTTCTCGGTGGGGGCACCCGCTCAAGATTTTCAGCGTTATTCTGCGGTGGATAACCGCGATGATCACGTCACTGATGCGCAATTCGATAGCAAGCAGTTCTTGGCTCGTTACGGTAAAGAGCCGAGGCCTGCCGAGAAGGGTTGCGCTTTGAGCCACTACCACATGTGGAAGGACTTCCTCGCTTCAGATGCCGACTGGGCTTTGTTTGCTGAGGACGATGTCCTCATTTCCCCTGACCTGCAACCTGTAGTGGAGAGGATTATTGAAAAGTATCCTCACGTGCAGATGGTTAACCTGGGCGATATCTACGCTTCTGAAGCTGGCAAGCTCACCCCGCAGGTTGATTATCCCCGTCTTTCGTTGCTTTCTCCTTTTGTGTACGGCAAGTACCGTATGGGTAATGCCTATGGTTCAAAGCCTCTGTATGGTGCTGCCCTGTATCTTCTTTCGCGTTCTGGGGCTGAACGACTCGTGGAATGTTATGGAGAGACGGTTCCTGGCGTTGTTGCCGATGATTATTCCCTCTATCGAGAATGGGGGGTAGACGTATATTTGGTGCAACCCGGTCTATGCGGTTGGGAAGGTACTAGCCTCATTCAAACTTCTGGCGTTCGTCACTTGGAAAGCCTCAAGAGCACGCAGCATGGCACTGGTTTTCTCGATCGGTTGCGCATCGCCCTGGCGCCGAAGAAGCGTATTGCGAACGCGAAGAATATTCTGGAAGCCACCATTGATGATGTGAAGCAGCGCCTGGGACGATAA